DNA from Planctomycetota bacterium:
CTCGCCCGGTCGCCCGAGTCGCACGGTTTTCGGGCGACGCGGTGGACGCTGCCGCTGGTGGCGCGGCTCATTCGGAAACACTTCGGGGTGGAATACCATCCGGGTCACGTCTGGCGGATCGTGCGGTCGCTTAAGGTCGGGGGGGGAGAGTGATTGCGGCCCGGCCGAAGGTCCCTGCGGGAAGGGCTCCTATGAAGGAACAGGGACCCCAAAGGGGTCCAACGGCAAACAGGGACCCCAAGGGGGTCCAACGGCGAACAAGGAGAAATCGGAAAACCGAAATCGGTTTTGGGTTCCCCGAATTCACCGGCAAACTGGCTGAGTTGAAAAATGATTGTGATGGGACTTGACGCGGCACACCGTATAGCGGTACAGTGAGCGTGTCTAGACTGAGGTATGTCCGGCATGAATCGAAAGACTTGCCTTATCCCGCATCCCATTCCTTACCAGGGAAGCAAGCGATGGATTGCGCCTACGGTTGCCCGCTGCCTGCCGACAGACACGCAAGTTTTGATTGAACCCTTCGCTGGTTCCGCAGCCGTATCACTTGCCGCAGCCTATTGGCGAAGAGCAAAGAAGTTTGTGCTTGGAGATGTAAACGCACCCCTGATTGCCTTGTGGGCGGAGATCATTGAAAGACCGCAAGAGTTATCCAGGGCCTATGCTCTTCTTTGGAGAGAACAAGAGGGCCGCGAGCGTGAATACTACAATCAGGTTCGCGCCGAGTTTAATAAGTCACACCGCCCCGATCTGTTGTTGTATTTGCTGGCCCGCTGCGTCAAGGCTGCCGTTCGTTACAATTCGGATGGGGAGTTTAACAACAGCCCTGACAATCGCCGTCGAGGTGCCCGCCCCGCGACAATGAAGGAACGGATTTGTGGGGCCTCTCAATTACTAAGGGCCAAGACGGGCCTGCAGGTGGGCGATTACGGAGAACTCTTGGAGCGAGCGCGCCCTCAAGATGTGGTTTATATGGATCCGCCCTATCAAGGTGTATGTAAAAAGCGGGACGCGCGGTATTTGGGGCCGGTTCGCTTTGAGGATTTGGTGGGCCGGCTTGAAGGTCTGAATCGGCGCGGGATTTCCTACATCGTAAGTTATGACGGGCGGACGGGCGAGAGGCGGCACGGACGCACTTTGCCAAGCGAACTTGGCCTGGCTCATTTCGAGGTCGAAGCGGGCTGTTCGACTCAGGCGACGCTCTTGGGGCGGCGCGAGAAGACCTACGAGTCTCTTTATCTCTCAGAGGCCTTGCTGCGCCGCATAGATGTATTGCCCTTTCCCTTGAAGTCGGGAAGATGGGCCCAGCAGATGCTCATTGGCGTCTAAGCGTGAGCGACCCGAAGAAGTCT
Protein-coding regions in this window:
- a CDS encoding DNA adenine methylase, coding for MNRKTCLIPHPIPYQGSKRWIAPTVARCLPTDTQVLIEPFAGSAAVSLAAAYWRRAKKFVLGDVNAPLIALWAEIIERPQELSRAYALLWREQEGREREYYNQVRAEFNKSHRPDLLLYLLARCVKAAVRYNSDGEFNNSPDNRRRGARPATMKERICGASQLLRAKTGLQVGDYGELLERARPQDVVYMDPPYQGVCKKRDARYLGPVRFEDLVGRLEGLNRRGISYIVSYDGRTGERRHGRTLPSELGLAHFEVEAGCSTQATLLGRREKTYESLYLSEALLRRIDVLPFPLKSGRWAQQMLIGV